GCGCAAGCGCCATCGTCTCGGCGCGGCCGATGAGGCCGGCATATTGCCCGATTGGCAGGGGCCTGCCGAGCAGGAAGCCCTGCACGCCGTCACAGCCCTCCTTGGCGAGGAAGGCGAGTTGCTCGATCGTCTCGACGCCTTCGGCGATGATCGACATTTCGAGGCCATGACCGAGATCGATCACGGCGCGCACGATCGCCGCCGATTGCGGATTGCGGCCGAGATTGATCACGAAGGCGCGGTCGATCTTGATCTTGTCGAACGGGAATGCCTGGAGGTAGCTCAGCGAGGAATAGCCGCTGCCGAAATCGTCCATCGAGATGCGCACGCCCAACGCCTTCAGCCGGCGCAGCAGCGCGAGGCCGCGATCAAAATCCTCGATCAGCACGCCCTCGGTGATTTCGAGCTCGAGCCGGCCGGGCGAAAGCCCGGTCTCCAGCAGGATCGAGTGGACGAGGCCGACCACGTCGCCATGCGCAAACTGCGCCGGCGACAGGTTGACCGCGACCTGGAGCGGCTTGGCCCAGGAGGCCGCCTCGCGGCAGGCCTGGCGCAGGATCCACTCGCCCATCTCGACGATCAGGCTGCTCTCCTCCGCGATCGGGATGAACTCGGCCGGCGAGACCTGGCCGCGGACCGGATGCTGCCAGCGCGCCAGCGCCTCGAATCCGATGATTTCGCTCTCGGCGACGGTGTGGCCGGCGACGCCCTGCGGCTGGAACGCGAGGGAGAGCTCGCCATTCTTGATCGCCTTCGACAGGTCCTGGTGCAGCACGCGGCGGTCGCGGATCTGCTGGTCCATCTCGGGCTGGTAGAGGCTGATCGTGCCACGCGACTTCTGCTTGGCGCGGAACAGCGCCGCCCCGGCATTGGCGAGCAGCGAGGCGCCGTCCGCGCCGTTGTGCGGGAAGACCGATATTCCGGTGGTGACCCCGGCGCGCACCGCGCGGCTGTCGATCTGGAATTCCTGGGTAATGGCTTCACCAAGCTGGCGCGCCAGCGCGAGACCCGTGTCGGGCTGCTTGCCATCGATGATCAGGCCGAACTCGTCACCGGACAGGCGCGCGACCACGCCGCCACGGGCGGCGTCCTGGAGCCGCTGGGCAACCTCGACCAGGAGCTTGTCGCCGAGCGCGTGGCCGAAGACGTCGTTGACCTCCTTCAGCCCGTCGAGATCGACGCAGAGCACGGCGAACTCCTCGCCGGTCCCCTCGCAGGCCTCGATCATTTGCGTCAACGCCTGGAGGAAGGCGGCGCGATTGGGCAGGTCGGTCAGGCCGTCGTGATAGGCCATGTGCGCCATGCGCGACTCGGTCTGGCGGCGGTCGGTGACGTCCTCGTGGGTCTTGATCAGATATTGGGGCTCGCCGGCATCGTTGAGCACGGTGGCGCGGCGCGTAAGGAACAGTCGCAGGCCATCCTTGGTGGAGATCGGATGCTCCTCGGTGATCATCCCCCGCTTCTTGATCGCCGCCTCGTCGCGCGCAATGATCAGCTTGGCCTCTTTGGCATTGAAGATATCGGCGGCGGTCAGACCCGTGGCTTCCTCGCGCTTGCGGTTGAGGATGGTTTCGGCGCTGCGATTGGCGAGCAGATAACGGCCATCGTTGACCTGCTCCACGATCAGCGCCACCGGGATATTGTCGACCACGAGTTCGAGGAATTTCTTGGCGCTCTCCAGCTCCTGCGACAACGAGCGTCGATCGGTAATGTCTTCGAACACCAGCAGCAGGAATTCCGGCTGATTGTTCTCGTTTCGAACCACGATCCGGATCGAGGCAACCATGCGGGGCTCGGCGCCGCGCTCGACCTCGAACTGGTTGCGGAACTGCCCGTCGGGCGCGTCGAGCGCCGCCCGGTCGGCCACCTCGATGCTGGCAGCCGAGGCAGGCGCAAACAGCTCGCGCGCGTTCTTGCCGACGACGTAGTCCCGCGAGAAGCCCCAGAACCGCTCATAAGCACTGTTCGCGAAGATATAGCGGCCGTCCTCGATGGTCTTGGCGGCCACGCAGGCCGGCACGTTATCCAGCACCGTTTCCAGGAACTGCTTGGTCGACGCAAGCTGCCGCGACAGGGTGCGCTGCTCGCTGACGTCGAGATGCGTCGCAACCGAGCCGCCATTCGGCAGCACGAAATATTTCACCAGGATGGCGCGCCCGTCGGGCAGCTCGGTGATCAGGCCGTTCGAGCTGGCGGCCTTCTCGTAGAACTCGTCGTCGGTCACGCCGAGCACGCCGCGATCGCGACGCAGCCCGAGGAGGTCTGCCCCGTCCATGTCGGTCCAGAGATCCGCCCGCGCCAGCCCGTAGATATCGAGATAGCGGTCGTTGCAGAAGATGATCCGCGCTTGCGCATCGGTCATCACCACGCCCTGGTTGAGATTGTTCAGCGCGGACGAGACGAAGGCATTGCGCCTGAGCTGCGTGCGCCTCGCCCGCCGCAACGCCGAATGGATCCACAGCACGATGGCCGCCAGGAACGAGCACACCGCGATGCCGCCAAGCAGCGCCTCCCAGACCAGATTGGCATCGAGCCTGCCCAGATAGCTCTGCGGGGCGAAATTCTCGGACAGCGCAAAGGCGCGCGCGGGCGCGACCGTGCAGGCCAGGCATGCCAGCGCCTGCACAGACGTCAGAATCGTGCCGCTCGCGTGCCAGTTCTTGTCAGCCATCAGCCACCCGCGATTTCAACTTCGGATTGTCTGGCCTCACGGGTTGGGATCGGGTAAACGCCTGTCAGCACGACAGAAAAATGTGACGCCAGATACGGCAATTGCCCTGACATGATAAATTCTTCCTTAATGGAGAACCGCCTTGGGGGCGGTTTCTTAAGTCTCTCGGCGCTGCCGCCGACGGACCTCCCGTTCCACCATGGATAGAGTTGACTGCGTCGTCATCGGAGCGGGCGTGGTCGGGCTCGCGGTCGCGCGAAAGCTCGCCCAGGCCGGGCGGGAGGTGATCGTGCTGGAGGCGGCGGAGGCCATCGGCACCGTTACCTCTTCGCGCAACAGCGAGGTGATCCACGCCGGGATCTACTACCGCGCCGGGAGCTGGATGGCGCGGCTGTGCGTCAGCGGCAAGCATGCGCTCTACCGCTACTGCGCCGAGCGCAACATCCCGCACAAAAATTGCGGCAAGCTGATCGTTGCGACGAATCCGAATGAGACCGAGAAGCTGCAATCGATCAAGGCGCATGCCGAGGCCAATGGCGTGCTCGACATGCAGATGCTCGCAGGCGACGCCGCGCGCGCGCTGGAGCCGGCGCTCGCTTGCGATGCCGCGTTGCTCTCGCCCTCGACCGGCATCATCGACAGCCACGCCTACATGCTCTCGCTGCGCGGCGAGGCCGAAGCGGCGGGAGCTGCGTTCGCGTTTCACACGCCGCTGATCCGCGCCAAGGCGTCAGGCGGCGTCCTCGAAATCGATGCCGGCGGCGAAGCGCCGATGACGCTGCAATGCAGCCTGCTGATCAACGCGGCAGGTCTTTCGGCGACGACGGTGGCGCGCAACGTCGACGGCATGCCGCTCGACCGGATTCCGCCGGCCTATCTCGCCAAGGGCAACTATTTCAGCTGCAGCGCCAAGGCACCGTTCTCGCGGCTGATCTATCCCGTGCCCGAGCCCGGCGGGCTCGGCGTGCACCTGACGCTGGACATGGCAGGCCAGGCGCGTTTCGGTCCCGACGTGGAGTGGATCGAAGCGATCGACTATGCGGTCGATCCCGCACGCGCAGAGCGATTCTATCCGGCAATCCGCAAATACTGGCCGGACCTGCCTGATGGCGCGTTGATGCCGAGCTATTCGGGCATACGCCCGAAGATCGTCCCGCCGGCGGTCGCCACGCAGGATTTCCTGATGCAGGGCGCGCGCGATCACGGCGTGGACGGCCTGATCAATCTCTTCGGTATCGAGTCCCCCGGCCTGACGTCATCGCTTGCGATCGCCGACCACGTCGCCGAGCTCGCAAACATCTAGACGTCGCGCGAAAGTAATCGCACGACGCTTCGCACCTCGACACAGGGATGAGCGCAGCAGCTCTCATCCCTGCGTGAAGGGTGCGATGTCAGACCTACGCTTGTACGGGGGTTACTAGTGGAGCGTGCCGTCGTGCTTCAATCGCTCGATCTGGTCCTTGACCATCAACTTCCGGCGCTTCAACTCAACAATTTGCAGGTCGTCTGTTGAAAGGTGCACAAGAGCTTCGTGCAATTCGTTTTCGAGAAGTTTGTGTTTCCGCTCCAATTCAACAAGATGTGCCTGAATTGTCATTCGAAACCTCCTCGATAGGGTTGAACCTCAGGATTCGATCCGGACGAACAAGTCTACATCACCGATTCGTTCTGTCGATGGGTATCCGTGGTCGTACTGTCATTTTTGAAAATTCATATGTAATGAACCGTGAGTACGGAACTGCGACTAGAATTGTCCATGATTTCAATGCGCTTCCGCGGCGACGCCGCGATCCACTTAAATATCTTGCGAGAGAGCGTTGATAGAGGACCCAGATCGCTTGCGATCACGTCGCGCAAGGACGATACTTTCCACAGGCCTTCCACAGCCTTTCGCAACCTCATCGGGTTTTCCGGCTACCGCACATCATGACCAATGAAGACGAGCGCGAACTCGAATCCGAGCTCGCGCGGTTGCAGCAGGAACACCGAGATCTCGATGCGGCGATCGATGCATTGCATCAATCGCCCGCCCCCGACCTGTTGCGGTTGCAGCGCCTGAAGAAACGCAAGCTGTTGTTGCGCGACCGTATCGCCTTCATCGAAGACCAGATCACGCCCGACATCATCGCCTGATCGCCGCCGCTATACCCAATGCATTTCGCGGGGCATCGAATTCCGCTTGACTCAAAAAGAACAAAAGAAGAACATTTGGGCTTCAACCGCTTCCGGGGAAACGCCATGTCCGCAGCCGCCTTCGACAACAGCCACTATGAACAAGCCTGCGATCAGGCGATCGCGATGTGCGACGGCAATCTGCGCAGCACCATCAAGGCGCTGATCATGGCCAACGAATATCTGGAAGCGGAGCTCGAGGAATTGCAGGCGGCAATTTCGGCCGGCTGCATTCCCGAGACGTCGCGCAACAAGATGCGGAGCACCTCCAGCGCCGCGTGAGCCAACGAGCACTCGGAGCCGACCATGTCCGATGTCACCTACTATGTCGCACTGCCTTTCCTCACCGATGAAGATGGATCGCCTGTCGCGGGCGCCGCGGAGGAATGTCAGACCTCGGCCGCCGCGCTGCGGCGCGCCGAGATCCTGGCGCACGGCGCCGGCCATATCGGCGCAATCGCGTTCAGCCGCAGCGGCGATCCCATGACCGGCGAGTTCGGCGACGCCAAGCTGCTGCGCAAGTTCGGCAACGTGCCGGAAGACCTCAGCGCGCTCTAGTTTAGCTGCTGATCAGCCTGATCCGCGGCTCGTGCCGCCGCTGGGCCTTGCGCACGTACATGGCCGCGTCGGCTTCCTCCAGCGCGCGGCCTGCCTCGGCGTGAGATCCGAGCAGCGCGACGCCGGCGGAGGCGCCCGCATTCACGCGCTGGCCGCGAAAGACAAAGGACAGATCGTCGATCGCCTGCTCGAAGCCTGCGGCCTTCGCCTTGGCGTCGGTCTCGCTGAGATTCCACAACAAGAGCGCAAACTCGTCGCCGCCAAGGCGGCCGACCACGTCGGAGGCTCGCACCTGCCGCGTCAGCGCGGCGGCGATCGCCTTGAGAACCTCATCACCGGCGGCGTGACCGAAGGAGTCGTTGATGGGCTTCAGGCGGTCGACATCGAGCACGATCAGCGCGCCGCGGGCGGCATAGCGCGTCATGTAGGCGATCGCACGATGCAGCTCGCGCTCGAAGCCGCGCCGGTTCGGGATACCGAGCAGGAAGTCGGTGTCGGCGGCAGCCTCGAGCTCGTCGATGCGCCGCTGGGCCTGGGCGAGCCTGGTGCGTAGGCTGCGGATGGTCGCCTTGGCGTCGTGCTTGCGGTCGTTCTTGGCGTCGTTCTTGGCCGCGTCGGCGGTCGCAGCGGGCGGCCTGCCCGGCCGCCTCGCGCGCTTGGCTACGGGTTTGGCCGCGGGTTTGGATCGGCTCCCGCTGCTTTTCCGGCCCTTTTTTGCCTTCGCAGCGATCGCCCTTTTTGGTTTCTTCATGGGCGTCCTGCTCAATGAAGGCTTGCGGGGATTCACCAAGACAGGATAGTGCATTCCCTTCTCCTTGCCACCGCCTTGCGAGCCGCCGGCCGGAACCGTTAATCTGGCCTATGTTTCTGTATTCCCGAGCACAATTAACGTCATGACCGCGCCGATCGCCATCATCATGGGAAGCCAGTCGGATTGGGACACCATGCGGCATGCCGCCGATACGCTCACAGCGCTCGGTGTCGCCTGCGAAAGCCGCATCGTCTCGGCCCACCGTACGCCGGAACGGCTGTTTAACTTTGCCAAGGGCGCCAAGGCCGAAGGCTTCAAGGTCATCATTGCCGGCGCCGGCGGTGCCGCGCATCTGCCCGGCATGACGGCGGCGCTGACGGAACTGCCGGTGTTCGGCGTCCCCGTCGAATCCAAGGCGCTGAGGGGCGTCGATTCGCTCCACTCGATCGTCCAGATGCCCGCCGGCATCCCGGTCGGGACGCTCGCCATCGGCAAGGCGGGCGCGATCAACGCGGCGCTCCTGGCCGCAGCCGTGCTGGCCCTGTCCGATCCGGCGCTGTCGAAGCGTCTCGTGGCCTGGCGCAAGGCGCAGACCGACGCCGTGGCCGAGCGCCCGGAGGACAAGGCGTGACTGGCACCAAACGGGTGAAGCTGAAGCCCGGCGACACCATCGGAATCCTCGGCGGCGGACAATTGGGACGGATGCTCGCGATGGCCGCGGCGCGGCTCGGCCTGCGCTCTCAGGTTTTCTCGCCCGATCCGGACTCACCGGCCTTCGACGTCGTGCTCAACGCGACCTGCGCGGAATATGCCGACGTCGAGGCGCTCGAACTGTTCGCGAACGACGTCGACGTCATCACCTACGAGTTCGAGAACGTGCCGGCCGCGGCCGCGCTGGTGCTGGACGCGCGACGCCCCGTGCTGCCCAACCGCAAGATCCTCGAGACCACCCAGGACCGGCTCGCCGAGAAGGATTTCGTCACTCGGCTCGGGATCGGCACCGCCGCTTATGCCGATGTCACCTCGGTCGCATCGTTGCGCGAGGCAATCGTCAGGATCGGGCTTCCGGCCGTGCTGAAGACGCGCCGCTTCGGCTATGACGGCAAGGGCCAGGCGATCATCCGCGAGGGCGACGACATCGCGAAAGCGTGGACCAGCCTCGGCACCAAATCGGCGATCCTCGAAGCCTTCGTGCCGTTCGAGCGCGAGATTTCCGTGATCGCCGCGCGCTCGGCCGAAGGCCAGGTCGAATGTTTCGACGTCACCGAGAACGAGCACCGCGATCACATCCTCAAGATCTCGCGTGCGCCGGCCGCGATTCCGGACGCGCTTGCCGAAGAGGCGCGCAACGTCGCCGGCAAGATCGCCGACGCGCTCGATTATGTCGGCGTACTGGCGGTCGAGATGTTCGTGCTCGCCAACGGCACAGGACCGAAGGTGCTGGTGAACGAGATTGCGCCGCGCGTGCATAATTCCGGGCACTGGACGCTCGACGGCGCGTCCGTCTCGCAGTTCGAGCAGCATATCCGCGCCATCGCCGGCTGGCCGCTCGGCAAGCCCGTGCGGCACGGCGAAGTCGTCACCATGACCAACCTGATCGGCGATGAGATCAACCGCTACCAGGAATGGCTGACCGTGCCGGGCGCGACCGTCCACATCTACGGCAAGGGCACGCCGCGGCCGGGCCGCAAGATGGGCCACATCACCGAAGTGCTCCCGGCCCGCGACAAGTGAGGGGACCGCGGCGCTTCGCGACCCCGCGCACCGATGATCATGCGGTTTTCACACCCGCGACGACGCCGGCCGGCTCTTCGCTGAGCCAGCGATAGACCACGCCGCCGAGCGCGCCGCCGATCAGCGGTGCGACCCAGAACAGCCAGAGTTGCGCCAGCGCCCAGCCGCCGACGAACAAGGCCGGCCCGGTGCTGCGCGCCGGGTTCACCGACGTGTTGGTGACGGGGATGCTGACGAGATGGATCATCACCAGCGCAAGCCCGATCGCGAGCGGCGCGAAGCCCGCAGGCGCCCTTCCGTGCGTGGCGCCCATGATGATGAACAGGAACATCATGGTCATCACCACCTCGGTGATGAAGCACACCACCATGCCGTACTGGCCGGGCGAATGCGCACCATAGCCATTCGACGCAAAGCCCTTGGTGACGTCGAAGCCCGGGGCGCCGCTGGCGATCACATACAGCAGCAACGCCGCGACGATCGCGCCGACGACCTGCGCGACGATATAGGGCAGGATCTGTCCGGTCGGGAACCGGCCGCCCGCGGCAAGACCGACCGTGACGGCCGGATTGAGGTGGCAACCCGAAATATGGCCGATCGCATAGGCCATCGTGACCACGCTCAGTCCAAAGGCCAGGGACACGCCCACCAGGCCGATCCCGACCTGGGGAAAGCCGGCAGCGATCACCGCGCTACCGCAGCCTGCGAATGTGAGCCAGAAGGTGCCGATTGCCTCGGCGGCGTATTTTTTCATGTCCATTTGGGCGTCTCCCCTGATTTCCAAGACTTCCGGATCAAAGCTCCGGGAACGGCCCCGCGATTGGCACCAAACCACCCAAATCGCGGCCGCACGGGGGCATTTTTGCCCCATTTAATGGCTTAACTTGGCCCGAAATGCCCTCTTGGACGATAGACATCTCAGGTTTTGTCTGATACATCCGCGCGCTCAAGGTTAAGGGCTTGCGCTTTCTGCCATCCCCTTTGACTTACCAGAATTCAAATCCGATCCACTGAAGAGGATGCCGCGTGCAGGTTCTCGTTCGCGATAACAATGTCGATCAAGCCCTCAAGGCGCTGAAGAAGAAGATGCAGCGCGAGGGAATTTTCCGCGAGATGAAGCTCCGCGGTCACTACGAAAAGCCCTCCGAAAAGAAGGCCCGCGAAAAGGCCGAAGCCGTGCGCCGCGCGCGCAAGCTGGCCCGCAAGAAGCTGCAGCGTGAAGGCCTGCTGCCGATGAAGCCGAAGCCGGTGTTCGGCGCTGGCCCCGGTGGCGAGCGTGGCGCTGGCGGCCGTGGCGGCCCGGGCGCAGGTCCGCGCGGACCGCGCTGATTTTGCCGCTTCTGCAAGACTGAGTTTTCGATGACGCGGGCCCTTGGCCCGCGTTATTGTTTTGTGAGCGGTGCCTTTTCTGGGACGGGGCACTACCGATGCGGCACCAGCGCGAGCGAACCCGTAGATGGCCTCCCCTTTCCCCGCGCGCAGCCCGGCACGGTCGTGCCGACTTTGGCGTCGCTCTGTCACACTCACACTGATCGCGATCGCACTGTCCGGCTGCTCGTTCGACCTGGGATCGCTGATGCCGGAGAAGGAGAAGCCGCAGGACGCGCCCAAGGCCGCTGCCGCGCCCGCCGAGAGCGCGGTCAGCGCCGGCAATGTCACTGAGGCCCAGAACCACACGGCAAAGGGCCAGGCGCTTGCGAAATCGGGAGAGACGGCGGCGGCGCTCGAGGAGTTCAACCGCGCGGTCGCACTCGATCCCTACAATGCGCAGGCGCTCTATGGCCGCGCCCTGATCTATCAGGCGAGCAACGAGCATGAGTTCGCGATCGCGGATTTCAGCGCGGCAAGCGGGCTCAATCCGCAGAAGCCGGAGCCGCTGCTCGGCCGCGCCATCAGCTATCTCGCGGTCGGCAAGGTCAAGGAAGCCGCGGCCGACCTCGACGAGGCCTCCGAGGCCGATCCGCACAATGCGCAAGTCTGGAGCACGCGGGGGCTCGCCTATGAGCGCCTCGGCGACAAGGCCAAGGCGGCGGCGTCCTACACCAAGGCGGTCGCACTACGTCCTCGCGACGATGCCGCCCGCAGCGGTCTGGCCCGTGTCGGCGGCTGAGAACAGGATCGAAGGCGCAACGCGCCAGATCAGTCCGGGGTGACGCTCTTCGGCAGGACCGCGTGGAACATCGACTTGACGCCCGACAGCATCTCGTCGGCGACGTTGGTCTTTGCCTTCGGCGTGGGACCGGCAGCATCGGCCCGCAGATCCAGCGGCGGCGCGATCACCACCGGGACCGGGATATCGGCCGGCGGCGTCAGCCGGTTCGCATCATCCGAGCCGACGGATGCGGTGTAAGGCGGATTCGCCGTCGTCGGGGAGCCATAGGCCTCCGGGCCCGGCGTCGACACCGTGATCGGCGGCGGCAGCGGCCGCACGGAAGGCGGAGCCGCCGTCACAAGCCGTGGAGCCTCCTGAACGCGCGGCGCTTCGCCCGCATGCGCCGTTTCCTGCGGGGCAGAATCGGGCGACTTGCGCAGCCGCTCGATCGCCGCGCGGGCGAGATCGTTGGCGTCAGGGGTGGCGGAATTCGATGCCGGAGCCGCAGAGGTCTCGGCGGCCGGCGCAGTGACGACCGGGGCGCTGATGGTCGGGGCAGGCGTGGCCTTGGCCATGGTCTTGCTGTCGCGGGACGCCGTCGGCCGGCCGCGCGGCGTGGCGGGCGCGGCGGCGGTCTCGTTCTCGGCGGGTTTATTCTCGGCCGGCTGGTCAGCAGCCTTGTCCGCCGGCTTCTCGGCCGTCGGCTTATCAGTCACGGACTTCTCGGAGATGCCCTTCTCGGAAACGCCCTTCTCGGAAACGCCCTTGGCCTTCACTCCGGGCGCGGGGAGATTCGCGACCTCGGCCGGCTTGGCTTCCTTCTTGGTCTGGGCAGGAGCGACCGCGGCAGCGGGGGTGTCGGGGGCCGGCCGGGCGTTGATGTAGTGATTAACGATGTACGCCCCGATGATCGTCGCGAGCACCGAGGGGAAGATATCCATGGAGATTTTAGTCAGGTATTTCAGCATTCCGGCCACTCCCCACACGATCTGATGCGGGAACTTTGAGGCAATAGTAAGGGGTCAACAGCGACGGATAGGTGGCAATTGGCACAGCCGCCTTTACGGTTTCAGCTCGATCTCAAGGAACACGATCTCCGTTGCGGTTTCGTTAAGCACGTCGTGTGCGACACCGGCCTTGCGGAAGTAGGACTTGCCCGCCGCAAGCTGCGCCTTGGAGCGCTCGCCATTGGGCCCCACGATCGTCATCTCGCCGGCCGTGACGGGAACAATCACATAGTCCATCCCGTGAATGTGATGGCCGGTGGCGCCGCCGGGCGGCAACCGCCACTCGGTGACCCGGACCTCGTCGTTGTCGACCTGAACCTCGGATTTGGCGGCCAGCATTCCCATTCTCCTGATTACGGCACGAACAGAATGAATACGTAGACGGCAAATACCACCATATGGACCAGTCCGAACAGGACGTTGGTCCTGCCGGTGCCGAAGGTCAGCATGCTCAGCAGAAATGTCAGGAACATCAGCGCCGTGTTCTGGGGGTTCAGGCCGAGAACGAGCGGCTGATCGAGCGCATAGGTGGCAAGTCCGACGGCTGGAATCGTCAGCCCGATGGTGGCCAGCGAGGAGCCGAGGGCCAGGTTGATGCTTTTCTGGAGGTCATTCTTGCGCGCGGCGGCAATCGCCGAGACCCCCTCCGGCATCAGGATCAGCAGCGCAACCAGGAGGCCGGCAAAGGCCGGTGGGGCACCAATCATGGCGGCAACGGCGTCGACCACCAGTGAGAACTTCTTGGCGAGCAGAACGACGGCAAGGAGCGAGACCAGGAGCAGGACCATGCTGAGAACCAGCATTGTGCCTGGCAGATGGCTTTCGCCGCCCTTCCCGTCATCGGCCTGATTGATGAAATAATCCCGGTGCAGCACGGTCTGCGTGTAGAGAAACACGCCATAGAGCACGATCGTCACGAGATCGACGAAGCCGAGCTGGAGCGTCGAATAGATCGGGCCCGGCGTCGTCAGCGTATAGTTGGGCATGATCAGCGTGATGGTCGCCAGCGCGATCAGCGTGCTGAGATAGACGTTGGAGCCTGAGACCTGGAAACCCTGCTCGCGGTAGCGCAGGCCGCCGATGAAGACGCAGAGGCCGACGAGCCCGTTGCAGACGATCATCACCACGGCAAACACGGTATCCCGCGCGAGCTCCGGCGCCGGCTTGTCGCCGAGCATGATGGTGGTGATCAGCGCGACCTCGATGATGGTCACCGCGAGCGTGAGCAGCAACGTGCCGAACGGTTCGCCGATCCGCTCCGCAATCACCTCGGAGTGATGAACGGCAGCGAACACCGTTCCGAACAGGATCACCAGCAGGACGATCGCAAACACGAAGCCGCCGACCGAAAGGGTGAAGCCGTATCCCGTCGCGGTGACGATCAGGAACAGCAGCACCGCCAGGGCGGGAAATAGCCATGACGACCGCGGCATCGGTCCGTGTGCGCTCATGCAGGCGATTCCTTCAAATGGGAGACCGATTATGCGCGAGAAGATCGCGCCCGTCAGCCCTCAGCTGCCATTGATGAAGTTTCGCGCGATCTCAGTGACGCCAAAGCTGCCGAGATCGTCGTGTCCGCCACCGGGGATGCGAACAAATCGCTTCGGTTCATGAGCCAGCGCAAACAGCCTCTCACCAAATACGATCGGAATGGTCGGGTCCTGCGCGCCATGCATGATCAGGAGCGGCACCGTGACGCGCGTGATCCGCTCGTCCGAGTGAAACCGGTCGCGCATCAAGTAGCGGACCGGAACGAACCAGAAATGCGAGGCAGCGACGTCGACCGTCGACGTATAGGGAGCTTCGAGGATCAGCTTCCCGACCGGATGCTCGGACGCGATCGCAACGGCGACACCGGTCCCGAGCGAGAATCCCCAGGCGACGATGCGTTGGGCGTCATAGCGTGCCGTCGCGAACGAATAGGCGGCCGCGGCATCGCGCAGCAGGCCCTGTTCGCTCGGCGCACCGCTCGAGCCGGCATAGCCGCGATAGGACAGCGCGACGAGGCCGGTGCCGTCGGCCGTCATGGCCCTGAAGCGATCGACGCCGCCGGCGAGAAAATCGCCATTGCCGGGGAAGTAGAGGATCACCGGACGGCCGGGCTTTGCCGGCACGTGCCAGACGATGACCTTCTCGCCATCCGACGTGGTGAGCACATGCTCTTCCGCCTCGGGAAGGCCTGCGGCATCCGGCGGCGTTCGACCGACCGGCGGAATCGGGAACAGCATGTCGCGCTGCCTTACATACAGCACGACGAGACCGGCGAGATAGCCGGTCGCGATGACGATGGCGATCCACTTCAGGAATGTCATGGCTGCACAGCCGATCGGTGGCTCAAGCCTTGCGACGGCTTCGCAGCAATTTCAGGACGTCCGGCCGGATGCTTGCTGGAATCTCGCGACAACCGCACGCCGCCCTGTGGGCCGCGTGCCAGGTGATGCGCTGCGCGCGCGTCGCTTTGGGCGGCATGGGATT
This region of Bradyrhizobium sp. CCGUVB1N3 genomic DNA includes:
- a CDS encoding EAL domain-containing protein produces the protein MADKNWHASGTILTSVQALACLACTVAPARAFALSENFAPQSYLGRLDANLVWEALLGGIAVCSFLAAIVLWIHSALRRARRTQLRRNAFVSSALNNLNQGVVMTDAQARIIFCNDRYLDIYGLARADLWTDMDGADLLGLRRDRGVLGVTDDEFYEKAASSNGLITELPDGRAILVKYFVLPNGGSVATHLDVSEQRTLSRQLASTKQFLETVLDNVPACVAAKTIEDGRYIFANSAYERFWGFSRDYVVGKNARELFAPASAASIEVADRAALDAPDGQFRNQFEVERGAEPRMVASIRIVVRNENNQPEFLLLVFEDITDRRSLSQELESAKKFLELVVDNIPVALIVEQVNDGRYLLANRSAETILNRKREEATGLTAADIFNAKEAKLIIARDEAAIKKRGMITEEHPISTKDGLRLFLTRRATVLNDAGEPQYLIKTHEDVTDRRQTESRMAHMAYHDGLTDLPNRAAFLQALTQMIEACEGTGEEFAVLCVDLDGLKEVNDVFGHALGDKLLVEVAQRLQDAARGGVVARLSGDEFGLIIDGKQPDTGLALARQLGEAITQEFQIDSRAVRAGVTTGISVFPHNGADGASLLANAGAALFRAKQKSRGTISLYQPEMDQQIRDRRVLHQDLSKAIKNGELSLAFQPQGVAGHTVAESEIIGFEALARWQHPVRGQVSPAEFIPIAEESSLIVEMGEWILRQACREAASWAKPLQVAVNLSPAQFAHGDVVGLVHSILLETGLSPGRLELEITEGVLIEDFDRGLALLRRLKALGVRISMDDFGSGYSSLSYLQAFPFDKIKIDRAFVINLGRNPQSAAIVRAVIDLGHGLEMSIIAEGVETIEQLAFLAKEGCDGVQGFLLGRPLPIGQYAGLIGRAETMALALKTG
- a CDS encoding YdcH family protein gives rise to the protein MTIQAHLVELERKHKLLENELHEALVHLSTDDLQIVELKRRKLMVKDQIERLKHDGTLH
- a CDS encoding NAD(P)/FAD-dependent oxidoreductase, whose product is MDRVDCVVIGAGVVGLAVARKLAQAGREVIVLEAAEAIGTVTSSRNSEVIHAGIYYRAGSWMARLCVSGKHALYRYCAERNIPHKNCGKLIVATNPNETEKLQSIKAHAEANGVLDMQMLAGDAARALEPALACDAALLSPSTGIIDSHAYMLSLRGEAEAAGAAFAFHTPLIRAKASGGVLEIDAGGEAPMTLQCSLLINAAGLSATTVARNVDGMPLDRIPPAYLAKGNYFSCSAKAPFSRLIYPVPEPGGLGVHLTLDMAGQARFGPDVEWIEAIDYAVDPARAERFYPAIRKYWPDLPDGALMPSYSGIRPKIVPPAVATQDFLMQGARDHGVDGLINLFGIESPGLTSSLAIADHVAELANI
- the purE gene encoding 5-(carboxyamino)imidazole ribonucleotide mutase; translated protein: MTAPIAIIMGSQSDWDTMRHAADTLTALGVACESRIVSAHRTPERLFNFAKGAKAEGFKVIIAGAGGAAHLPGMTAALTELPVFGVPVESKALRGVDSLHSIVQMPAGIPVGTLAIGKAGAINAALLAAAVLALSDPALSKRLVAWRKAQTDAVAERPEDKA
- a CDS encoding 5-(carboxyamino)imidazole ribonucleotide synthase — translated: MTGTKRVKLKPGDTIGILGGGQLGRMLAMAAARLGLRSQVFSPDPDSPAFDVVLNATCAEYADVEALELFANDVDVITYEFENVPAAAALVLDARRPVLPNRKILETTQDRLAEKDFVTRLGIGTAAYADVTSVASLREAIVRIGLPAVLKTRRFGYDGKGQAIIREGDDIAKAWTSLGTKSAILEAFVPFEREISVIAARSAEGQVECFDVTENEHRDHILKISRAPAAIPDALAEEARNVAGKIADALDYVGVLAVEMFVLANGTGPKVLVNEIAPRVHNSGHWTLDGASVSQFEQHIRAIAGWPLGKPVRHGEVVTMTNLIGDEINRYQEWLTVPGATVHIYGKGTPRPGRKMGHITEVLPARDK
- a CDS encoding GGDEF domain-containing protein is translated as MKKPKRAIAAKAKKGRKSSGSRSKPAAKPVAKRARRPGRPPAATADAAKNDAKNDRKHDAKATIRSLRTRLAQAQRRIDELEAAADTDFLLGIPNRRGFERELHRAIAYMTRYAARGALIVLDVDRLKPINDSFGHAAGDEVLKAIAAALTRQVRASDVVGRLGGDEFALLLWNLSETDAKAKAAGFEQAIDDLSFVFRGQRVNAGASAGVALLGSHAEAGRALEEADAAMYVRKAQRRHEPRIRLISS
- a CDS encoding YdcH family protein; its protein translation is MTNEDERELESELARLQQEHRDLDAAIDALHQSPAPDLLRLQRLKKRKLLLRDRIAFIEDQITPDIIA